Sequence from the Haloarcula sp. DT43 genome:
CGACGCGCTCGCCGACGGCATCGCCGCGACCTGGGGGGAACTCCATCTGACCGTCTCCCGCTCCGACGGGGAGCGGACCTACGGCGTCCGGCACCGCGCCGACGCGGACGTCGGAACCAGCGCGCTCGACACGTACGACGACCCCCTCGACGCGCGCGAGATAGCGAAACACGACGACGACGGCGACTACCGACCACTCAAGACCGCACCGTCGCTCCGGACCGGCTGGGCGTTCCCCGAGCTATCGGCGAGCGAGTTCGTCACGACGGTCGACGCGTTCTACCCGGCGACCATCGCGAACTGGCACCGAGAGCGGGAGGGCGACCTCGACGTGACTCACTGGCGGGAGACCGTCGACCGCCAGACCGGGATTTACGGCGTCGTCAGGACCTGGGACCGCGGCGACGGCCACGAACACGTCAACTGGGTCGCCGAGGCCTGCTGTGACGACTCCCAGTGTCTCAAGCGCCGGGAGTGGCAGTACGACGACGAGACCGACCTCGACGTCGACGGGGGCTCCGGGGCGTTCCCCTGCCGGGAGCCCTGCTCGCTGGTCATCGCCGGCGCGCGCAAGTGGACGAAACTCGAAGGCGAGCAGTCCCGGACCTACGAGTTCGAACTCACGCCGAGCGAGAAAGAGCAGCTAGAGGACATCATCGACGCCGTGGCCGACGGCGAGGCCGAGGATATCCGCGAGGCGGACATCTACGAGGGGGCCAACCGGTATCGCGCACGATTCCTGCGGGCGAAACTGTTCGACGACGAGGGGAACCTCGGCGGCGTCGAGACGGAGTAACGCTCAGGACGAACGGGCGGCGACGACAAACAGCCCCAGCACGACCGTGACCGCGAGGACCGCGCCGACGGCCAGGAGCACGTTCTCGGTGAGCACCAGCGCGATTAGCCCCGCTATCAGGGCCGTGAAGCCGCCGGCCGCCAGTATCGGTCCCGGGAACAGGTCGTCGAAGGCGGGCTCCGACGCCGTCGGCTTCGGCTGTGGTTTCGAGAGTTCCTCGTCGACGATGACTGGGTCGTTGTCCGTTCCACCCTCCGGAATATGCACGTCGACGTACCGCGTCTGAGCACCGTAGGCCGTCACCACCTTGAGCTTGCCACGGACCGGCCCGTCGCCGTGGACGGTCACTCTGACCAGCCGGTCGGTCTCGGCCCGTACGTGGTGGTTCGTGGCGTCGAGGGATGCGACCGACGACAGCGCGTCGTCGAGGTGGAGATGGACGTGCAGCGCCTCGCCGTGGTTGTGTAGCTGTACGTCGAAACTCCCTGTCGCGTCGAACTCCGTCGGTACTTCGAGGCTATGGATGTCCGTCCGGTTGAGGTGAACGGGCAGGGAGTCAGGCACGGACGTGACTCCGCGGGGCGAGGAAAAAAAGGTTCAGGCCGGCGCTTCGTCGCGCATGTCCGGCGGGAGCAGGTTCGGGATGCCGTCCTCGATGGGGAACGTCTCGCCACACTCGGTACAGACGAGCTCGCCCGAGATTATCTCGCCGTCGTCGCGCTCCGTCACTTCGAGGTTGAGGTCGTGTTTGTCCAGAGGGCAGCAGATAATCTCCATCAGGTCCTCTTTCATACGTTCGGCCAGGACCGGCGGTCGCAAAAGTCTGCCGCTCTTGCCGTAGCTATAGTCCGTTCGAGGGAGAAGCCAGGGGAACGAGCGCCCGTCAGAACGGCTGTTCGCGGACGATGGTCTCGCCGCGACCGGGGCCGACGCCGATGGCGTAGGCCGGCGTGTCGAGTTCGTCCTCGATGTACTCGATGTAGGCCTTCGCGTTCTCGGGAAGTGCGTCGTAGCCCTCGTCGGCGACGGTGCCCCAGTCGGCTTCGGGCCAGCCGTCGAACGACCGGACGTTCGCCTCGCAGCGCGCCCACTGCTCGGTGGTCGCGGGCATCGACGCCAGTTCCTCGCCGTCGAGCGTGTAGGTGTGGCCGACCTTCACTTCGTCGAGGCCGGCGAGCACGTCGAGGTGGTTGATGGCGATGCCGGTGAAGCCGGAGACACGGGTCGAGTGCCGGAGCATCGGCAGGTCAAGCCAGCCGACTCGGCGCGGCCGTCCGGTGACCGTGCCGTACTCGCCGCCCTCCTCGCGGATGTAGTTCGCCAGCTCCTCGTCGTCGCCCTCGCCCTGCTCGTCGTAGCCGGGCGTGTCGCCGACGACGCCGCCGAGTTCGGTCGGGAGCGGCCCGCTACCGACGCGGGTGAGGTAGGCCTTGACGATGCCGACGACTTCGCCGCCGCCGACGACGCCGGGGCTGAGGCCGGTCCCGGTCGCCGCGCCGCCAGCGGTCGGGTTCGAGGAGGTGACGTAGGGGTAGTTCCCGTGGTCGATGTCGATTATCGTCCCCTGCGCGCCCTCCAGCATGACGTTTTGGCCCTCGTCGATGGTCGCGCTGAGGAAGGCACCCGCGTTGACCGTCATGTCCTCGGCCTCGAAGCGGCGGCCGAACTCGCGGAACTCCTCGAAGATAGCGTCGACGTCGAAGGCGTCGGGGTCTTCCAGGTCCTCGACGTCGAGGCCGTAGACGTCCTCGACGACGGCCCGCTTCTGGGGGACGACGTAGTCGAGGCGCTCCCGGAGCACGTCCGGGTCGAGCAGGTCGCCGACGCGGACGCCGCGCCGGCCGGCCTTGTCCTCGTAGGTCGGGCCGATGCCCCGGCCCGTCGTCCCGACTTCCTGGTCCGTCTCGCTCTTTACCTCTTCCTCGATGCCGTCGAGCACGCGGTGGAAGGGGAGAATGACGTGTGCTCGTTCGGCGATGCGGACGTCCGGGTCGAGGCCGCGTTCCTGGAGCGTGTCTATCTCGTCGAACAGCGTTCGCGGATTGACGACGCACCCGTTTCCGAGTACGCCGACCTTGCCGCGGATGGCTCCGCTCGGAACCAGCGAGAGCTTGTACTCCTCGCCCTCGTGGACGACGGTGTGGCCGGCGTTGTCGCCGCCCTGATAACGCGCGACGACGTCCACGTCGTCGCCGTACAGGTCGACGATGCCGCCCTTCCCTTCGTCGCCGAGCTGTGAGCCGACGATGGTTACGGTCATCGCACGCACCTTCCAGCCACCGTGATAAACAGATTACGGTCCGCACGTCACGCTCGTGACCAGTACCCATGTGAACCGTTACGACGGTTTTAAGACACCCCTGTTCGAACGTGTCAACGTTGTAGCGGCCGGCCGAGGGAGAACATTTAAATACCACAACCACAAGTTAACAATTGCCATGATAGACAGGCTTGAGAAGGAAGTTGACATGCTGGAGCGCCACTTGCAGGTGCTTCGCATGGTTATCGAGAACGAGCCTATCGGTATCGTGAAGATGTCCAACGAGACCGGCTACCCGCACCACAAGGTGCGCTACTCGCTGCGGGTTCTCGAAGAGGAGAACCTCATCGAGCCCTCCAGCCAGGGTGCCATCACCACCGAACAGACCGGTGAGTTCGTCGACGACCTCGACGAGAAAGTCGACGAAATCATCGACAAGCTCGAAGGTATGAAGATCGAAGACGCGGCCGAAATCGAAGGCTAAGCTTCTCTTTCAGAGTTCCGGGACTGCCAGGTGGAACTCCTGGTTTCTCGCTTCTAACAGACAGAGGTGAAACCCCTCCTTGCGCGAGAGGTTCACGAAGCTCTTCCGCTTGTCGCGGTTGAACAGTCCGCTGGAAGTGGCTTCCTCGGCGGTCTCGAGCGCCCCCGGCTCGAAGAAACTGCTCGTGACGAGAAACGCCGAGGCGAAGGACTTGGAGGCGTTGCCGACCCGCTCGGCGTTTCGAACGAGGTCCGACATCTGCCCCTCGGAGGCCGGTTCGCGCGAGTCGTTGATGTTCGCGACGACGAGGGGGTTCCCCATCCGGTCGCGGACGACCACGTCGAACCGCTCCTGAGAGCGGTTCTCCTGGCCGTCTTCCGTGTAGGTGACCGTGACGCTCCCGTTCAGTTCGGCGCGGTCGACGGCCGGGAGAGCCTCGTAGAGGTCTTTCATCGCACCCGCGTGCCCGGTGTCCCGGATTTCGTAGAGGAGGTTCCGGATGAGCCAGTTGACGAAGCGGTACTGGATGCTGTCCTCGAGGAACTCCTCGAAGGGCGTCCCGTCGACAGTCGCGCCCTCGGCTTCGAACTGCGTGTGGTACTCCAGCCTGAGGTTCGCCTCGACATCGTCGCGGCTCGCCTCGCCGTCCCTGGCCTCCTCCAGCGTCGCCTTGCCCTTCGAGTCGTACCTGACGAAGAGGTTCGTCCCGTTTATCGCCTCGCCGGCGCTTATTCGGGTCCCGTCGCTGGCGGTGTCGGTCTGTTCGTCGAGTCGTTCCTCCAGCCGTTCGATTTCGGCCCGCGCGTCAGCGAGTTCCGACTCCAGGCGGTCGCGCTCGTCCCGGAGGTCCTGGTTCGTGGCCTCCAGGTCCGCGAGGTCGGATTCGAGTTCCGACACCGTCTCGGCCCGCTGCTCCAGTTCGGATTCGAGTTCGGCGACGCGCTCGCTCTCAGGCGGTGCCGACTCGTCGCCGGCAGGCGCGGGTGGCCGGTCCGCCGTCGGCGACGCGTCTTGCGGTGCCGGTTCGGCCGTAGGACGGGGCTCCTGGGGCGACGACGGCTCCCGTGTGCCGGTTTCGGGCGACGGCGCCGGGTCGTCCTGTGCCGGCTGGTCGCGCCGTGGCGTCGATTGCTGGGTCCCCGTCGGCGCGGTCTGCGCGGCCGTCACGCTCGCAGTCTCACCGCCGTCGCCGGACTTGCCCGGGTCCAGCGACGGGACCGAGCGGGTTTCGAGGTCCGTCCCGGAACTATCCGACCCGGACTCCGGCGTCGCCGCGGACCCCTGGGAGGGGCGTGCCTCGGTGCTTCCGCTCGGCTCCGAATCGGGCCGTTCTGCCCGGCGGTCGGGCGCGTCCTCGCTCCGAGCCGGGGCGCTCCGGGCACTGGCCTGTCGCGTGTCCTGGGTCTGTGGCGGGTCCGTCGCCGGGCTCTCGGCCTTCGCGGCGGCGTCGCGCTCGGTGGTCTCCCGCTCGGCGGCGCTACGGTCTGGTTCCGACCGTGTCTCGGCGTCCGTGTCCGTCGCCGCCGTCGGCTCGGTCGCCTCGGCGTCCGGCTGGCGGTCCGCGCTCGGTTGGTCGTCCGGCTCGGAGCCTCGACCGGACCGGCCCGGGGCCGCACCGGCGGCTTTCGAGCCCGGCGGGCCGCCAGCCGCGGGGCCGCGGTCCGGCGTCGCTTCCGCCGTCGTCCGGGGTCCCTCGCTGTCGTCGGTTCCGGCGGCCTCGGCCGGTTCGGGGGACGGTTCCACCGGGTCGTCAGTGGGGGGGTCGTCCTGTGGTTCGTCCGACGCCGTCGCGTCTGTGGCGTCGGTCACACCGGCGTCAGCCGGTTCGTCGGCGACGGCGTCAGCGTCGGCAGCGTCGAGCGGGTCGACGCCGGCGGCCGCCGCGTCGGCCGACTGCTCGTCCGTGTCCGTCTCCGGCGGTTCCGGAATCTCGACGGGCTCTATGTCGACCGGCATGACCTCGTAGATGCCGACCTCGTCGTCGGCCGTCTCGAAGGCCTCGTCGTCGGTGAGCAGTTTGTCGGAGTTGCCGACCCAGGCGACGCTCATCGAGCGGCCCTGGTGGTAGACGGTGTAGTAATCGCCCGAGAGGACGTTTTCGGAGAGCTCGATGAAGCCGGTGAAGTTGCCATCCGACAGCGTCCTGTCGACCTCCGCGAGCGCCGTGTCTTCGGTGTAGTACTGTGCCTTGACCTCGTCGGCGCGCTCCTGCATCACCGCGAGCAGCGGTAGGGCCTCGTGTGGCGACCGCTTGGCCGTGCCCGACGCGTCCTCGAAGTCCTCGATGGTGCCGTCGAGGACGCCGACGACGGTCCCGTTCAACATGAACAGGCGCGTCGGACCCGCGATGACCGCGCCGGAGAACTCCTGTCCGGCGAGGTCCTGCAGGCCCGCGAACCCGCCGTCGAACGGAACCGACTCCCAGCCGTCGACCCGTTCGACCGTGCGTGTACTCATTACCCTCACCAAGCCGGATGGTGAACAAATAGTTTGTGCCCACGGGCGCGGTCCGATGGACATATCACGATTCGGCCGCAAGCCATTGTATGGCAGAGGAGCCGGGACTAAGCGACCAGTATCCGACCGCGAGTCCGTGGCCGCTGTTCGTCGCACTGGGACTGACACTGTCTGAAATCGGCGTGTTCGTCGGGCTCTTTCCGGTGGCCGTCTTCGGCCTGATACTGTTCGGCGGCAGCATCGCCGGCATTCTCACGGAGTCCGGGTACGCCGAACGGCCGTGGCCGACCCTGCTCGGCATCGGGGTCGTCCTCGTCGTTCTCGCTGCTGCATTTACAGTCTGGCAAGTCCCGGCCGCCGACATCGCGCTCTCGAACGTCGGGACCGGGCCCTTGCTCACACGGCTGGTGGCCGTCGCCGCTGCCGGTGCCGTGATGATTGCGATGGGCGGCGTCGCCTCGATAATGGAACAGACTGCGGCCTGAGTCCGTTCGACTCGGAAACCAACACTCTATTTACTGGCCTGTTCTAACGGGCAGGTATGGCACTGTTCGGGTTCGAAAAAGAGACCCTGCTCGACCTCACTGTGAACGTCATCCCGCTCGGGATTCTCTTCTTCTTCATCGTCGCGTTCGCCGCGTTTCCGGCGTTCGGGACCGACCCCGTCTTCTCCGGGATGCAGTTCGCGCTGATAATCTCGATGTTCCTGCTGCTCGCGGTCCTGACCTACTACGCGGGGAAGGCCGTCGAGAACGCCGAGAAGGAAAAGGGCGAACTCGGCCACGAGGACTGAGACGGACGCGTCGCCGCTCGCGACCGGCGACAGTGTAGCTTTTTTCAGGGTTTCTTAGGGTTTCAATGCCTACCGGGAGCCGTCTCGCCTCGACGCCGCCGCAGGAATCGACCCTTTGATAATGGCCGAGTCCTGAAAGGCGACTATGGTAGCAGGAGATATTGTGCTGACGGGGCTGATGGCCGTCCTCCTCGTCGGCGTCGCCGCGCTTCTCACCCGTGTCGAGAACTGGCGGTCGTACACGCCGCTCGCGGGTGGCGGGGCCGTCACGGGTGACGAGACGACCGTCATCAACCGTGAGAAGCCCGCAGGTATCATTCGCTGGCTAACAACCGTCGACCACAAAGACATCGGGCTGTTGTACGGGGTGTACGCGGTCATCGCCCTGGCCGTCGGTGGCATCATGGCGATGCTCATCCGCATTCAGCTGGTCACGCCCGCCGGAGCCATCCTGGGCAACAACGCCTACAACTCCATCCTGACGAGTCACGGCATCACGATGCTGTTCCTGTTCGGGACGCCCATCATCGCGGCGTTCGCGAACTACTTCATCCCGCTGCTCATCGGGGCCGACGACATGGCGTTCCCGCGTATCAACGCCATCGCGTTCTGGATACTCCCGCCCGCCGCGTTGCTCATCTGGGCCGGGTTCTTCCTCGCTCCGGTGACGGAGAACATGATCGAGCCGGCCCGCACGGCCTGGACGATGTACACGCCGCTGTCGGTCGAGCAGTCCAACCCCGGCGTCGACCTGATGCTGCTGGGGCTGCACCTCTCCGGTATCGGCGCGACGATGGGGGCGATTAACTTCATCGCGACCATCTTCACCGAGCGCGACGGCGAGGTAGACTGGGCGAACCTCGACATCTTCTCGTGGACCATCCTCACCCAGTCCGCGCTCATCCTGTTTGCCTTCCCGCTGCTTGGCAGCGCCATCGTGATGCTGCTGCTCGACCGGAACCTCCAGACGACGTTCTTCGCCGTCGAGGGCGGTGGCCCGCTGCTGTGGCAGCACCTGTTCTGGTTCTTCGGCCACCCCGAGGTGTACATCCTCGTCCTGCCGCCGATGGGACTGGTCAGCCTCATCCTGCCGAAGTTCTCCGGCCGGAAGCTGTTCGGCTTCAAGTTCGTCGTCTACTCGACGCTGGCCATCGGTGTCCTCTCCTTCGGCGTCTGGGCCCACCACATGTTCTCGACGGGCATGGACCCGCGGCTCCGGGCGTCGTTCATGGCCGTCTCGCTCGCGATTGCGATACCGAGCGCGGTCAAGACATTCAACTGGATAACGACGATGTGGAACGGCCGCCTGCGCCTGACGACGCCGATGCTGTTCTGTATCGGCTTCGTCTCGAACTTCATCATCGGGGGCGTCACCGGCGTGTTCCTCGCCTCCATCCCCGTGGACCTCATCCTCCACGACACCTACTACGTCGTGGGCCACTTCCACTACATCGTGATGGGCGCTATCGGCTTCGCGGCCTTCGCCGGCATCTACTACTGGTTCCCGGTGTTCACCGGCCGGATGTACCAGCGCACTCTCGGAAAGGCCCACTTCTGGCTCTCGATGGTCGGGACCAACGTCACGTTCTTCGCGATGCTCGCGCTGGGCTACCTGGGGATGCCCCGGCGCTACGCGACCTACCAGTTCGACGGTGCTATCGCGCCGCTGACGCAGGTGGCGACGTTCCACCAGGTGGCCACCGTCGGCGCGGTCATCCTGTTCGTCGGCCAGCTGTTCTTCGTCTGGAACATCGTCCAGTCCTGGCTCGAAGGCCCGAAAGTCGAGGACGGCGACCCGTGGAACCTGGAACGCGACGGCATGCTCGACCGTGAGTTCCAGTGGTTCGACGAACAGCTCGAAGCCGAGGAGCCCGAGAAGGACCCGTCGCTGCTCGCCGACGGCGGGCAGGAAGAAGACGGCTCGTAACTCCCGTTTCGGTCAGTCTGTTTCTGCGTTCGTTCTCCGACTCGCCATCCGGCTCTTAGCTCGCGCCGGAGACGAGCACCATCGCCGTGACGAACATCATGAGTGCGATTCCGGTGAGGACGAGAAACAGGAGTTCCTTCTGTGACATAGGGTCGCTACGGCGCGGAAGTGAAAAAGGCTAATCGTCTCCGAGCCGTTGTCAGGACATGAGCAACCGAGCCGAGGCTAGGTCCGGACAGCAAATCGTCCTTCGGCTGTACGTCGCTATCGTGATTCTCGCCGGCGTGATGGGGTTCGTGCTTGGGAGCATCCGGCCGGAGGACCTCCAGCCGGAACTGTTCGGCGTCATCGCGCTGCCGCCGACCCCGGTCGGCGTGGCCGTCTACGGGTTCGTCACCATCGCCGTCGTGCTCGGCGCGTTGCTCGGGCTCGTCGTGTACGTCTCTGGCCGAATTGACGACACGGCCGGGTCCTGATAGCGGTCACGCGACGCTCGCCGTCTCCTGATAGCTCCCGTATTCCGCCTCGAAGACGGCCATGATTTCGCCCATCGTGGCGTAGGCCTTCACCGCGTCGACGATGACCGGCATCACGTTCCCGCCGTCGTCGAGTACCGCCCGGAGGTCGGCGAGGGCCGCCTCGACGGCCTCGTCGTCGCGGTCGGCCTTGACCGCCGCGAGCCTGTCGCGCTGGCGCTCCTGGACGTCCTCGTCGACGGTCAGAATCTCGGGTTCGGTGTCCTCCGCGACGGTGTACTTGTTGACGCCGACCATGACCTCGGCCTCGCTCTCGACGCGTTGCTGGTACTCGTAGGCGGCGTCCTGAATCTCGCGCTGGAAGTAGCCGTCCCGAATCCCCCTGAGTACGCCGTCCCGAACGGAGCCGTCGCCGAGTTCGTCCCGCACGTGGGTGATGTACGCCATCGCCTGCTCCTCTATCTCGTCGGTCAGGGATTCGATTGCGAAACTGCCGCCCATCGGGTCGACGATGTCGGCGGCCCCCGACTCCTCGGCGATTATCTGCTGGGTCCGCAGGGCGACCCGCACCGCTTGCTCGGAGGGGAGGGCCAGCGCCTCGTCGAAACTGTTCGTGTGGAGGCTCTGGGTGCCGCCGAGCACGCCCGCGAGGGCCTGTATCGTCACGCGGACGACGTTGTTCAGCGGTTGCTGGGCGGTCAGCGACTGCCCGGCGGTCTGGGTGTGGAACTTCAGTTGCTTGCTCGCCGTGGCCTCTGCGCCGTACCAGTCGTCCATCACGCGGGCGTAGATGCGCCGGGCCGCGCGGAACTTCGCTATCTCCTCGAAGATGGAGTTGTGGGAGTTGAAGAAAAAGGACAGCTGTGGGGCGAAGTCGTCGACGTCCAGGCCCCGCTCCAGGCAGTCCTCGACGTAGGCGAACCCGTCCGCGAGCGTGAACGCCAGTTCCTGTACGGCGGTCGAACCGGCCTCCCGGATGTGGTACCCCGACACCGAGACGGGCTTGAACTTCGGCGTCTCCTGGCTGGCGAACTCGATGACGTCGGTGACCAGCTTCAGCGACGGCTCCGGGGGGATGACCCACTCCTTCTGTGCGATGAACTCCTTGAACATGTCGTTCTGGAGGGTCCCGCGGACCTCCTCGCGCGGGACGCCCTGCTGGTCGGCCAGCGCGATGTACATGGCGTAGACGACCGGCGCGCTGGGGTTGATGGTGAACGAGGTCGAGACCTCGTCGAGGTCGATGCCGTCGAACAGTCGCTCCATGTCCGCCAGCGTGTCGACGGCGACGCCCTCCTTGCCGACCTCGCCGTCGGCCATCACGTCGTCGGAGTCGATGCCCATCAGCGTCGGCATGTCGAAGGCCGTCGACAGCCCGGTCTGGCCCTCGTCGATGAGGTAGTGGAACCGCTCGTTGGTCTCGTCGGCGGTTCCGAAGCCGGCGAACTGCCGCATCGTCCACTGCCGGCCGCGGTACATCGTCGGGTAGACGCCGCGTGTGAACGGCTCCTCGCCGGGGAAGCCGATGTCCTCGTCGTAGTCGATATCGGCGACGTCGAGCGGCGTGTACAGCCGGTCGACGTCGAGGTTCGACACCGTCGAGAACTGCGACCTGCGCTCGCCGTAGGCGTCAAGAGCGGGGTCCAGCGTCTCCGACTCCCACTCGTCTTTCCGCTCGCGGATGCGTTGGAGGTCCGACTCGTCGAACATACTCCCGTATTTGTCATCATTTAGCAAGAAGGTTCGGGCGGTGTCGCGTGCGGCGGTCACGCGGCCCGGAGCTAGTCCTGCAGCCGTTCCGTCGTCTGGA
This genomic interval carries:
- a CDS encoding adenylosuccinate synthase is translated as MTVTIVGSQLGDEGKGGIVDLYGDDVDVVARYQGGDNAGHTVVHEGEEYKLSLVPSGAIRGKVGVLGNGCVVNPRTLFDEIDTLQERGLDPDVRIAERAHVILPFHRVLDGIEEEVKSETDQEVGTTGRGIGPTYEDKAGRRGVRVGDLLDPDVLRERLDYVVPQKRAVVEDVYGLDVEDLEDPDAFDVDAIFEEFREFGRRFEAEDMTVNAGAFLSATIDEGQNVMLEGAQGTIIDIDHGNYPYVTSSNPTAGGAATGTGLSPGVVGGGEVVGIVKAYLTRVGSGPLPTELGGVVGDTPGYDEQGEGDDEELANYIREEGGEYGTVTGRPRRVGWLDLPMLRHSTRVSGFTGIAINHLDVLAGLDEVKVGHTYTLDGEELASMPATTEQWARCEANVRSFDGWPEADWGTVADEGYDALPENAKAYIEYIEDELDTPAYAIGVGPGRGETIVREQPF
- a CDS encoding DUF7524 family protein; the protein is MPDSLPVHLNRTDIHSLEVPTEFDATGSFDVQLHNHGEALHVHLHLDDALSSVASLDATNHHVRAETDRLVRVTVHGDGPVRGKLKVVTAYGAQTRYVDVHIPEGGTDNDPVIVDEELSKPQPKPTASEPAFDDLFPGPILAAGGFTALIAGLIALVLTENVLLAVGAVLAVTVVLGLFVVAARSS
- a CDS encoding DR2241 family protein; its protein translation is MDGEYVDALVATAPDGIAFDDLHVTHGSDGYTFRTPDVDRSGIDEETLRTVAASPYARNWYFWHATAPQKADRWAFLRWLEGAQQRDVAERYDALADGIAATWGELHLTVSRSDGERTYGVRHRADADVGTSALDTYDDPLDAREIAKHDDDGDYRPLKTAPSLRTGWAFPELSASEFVTTVDAFYPATIANWHREREGDLDVTHWRETVDRQTGIYGVVRTWDRGDGHEHVNWVAEACCDDSQCLKRREWQYDDETDLDVDGGSGAFPCREPCSLVIAGARKWTKLEGEQSRTYEFELTPSEKEQLEDIIDAVADGEAEDIREADIYEGANRYRARFLRAKLFDDEGNLGGVETE
- a CDS encoding DUF7541 family protein, whose product is MAEEPGLSDQYPTASPWPLFVALGLTLSEIGVFVGLFPVAVFGLILFGGSIAGILTESGYAERPWPTLLGIGVVLVVLAAAFTVWQVPAADIALSNVGTGPLLTRLVAVAAAGAVMIAMGGVASIMEQTAA
- a CDS encoding DUF7520 family protein; translation: MSNRAEARSGQQIVLRLYVAIVILAGVMGFVLGSIRPEDLQPELFGVIALPPTPVGVAVYGFVTIAVVLGALLGLVVYVSGRIDDTAGS
- a CDS encoding methytransferase partner Trm112; its protein translation is MKEDLMEIICCPLDKHDLNLEVTERDDGEIISGELVCTECGETFPIEDGIPNLLPPDMRDEAPA
- a CDS encoding DUF6684 family protein, with translation MALFGFEKETLLDLTVNVIPLGILFFFIVAFAAFPAFGTDPVFSGMQFALIISMFLLLAVLTYYAGKAVENAEKEKGELGHED
- the ctaD gene encoding cytochrome c oxidase subunit I, encoding MVAGDIVLTGLMAVLLVGVAALLTRVENWRSYTPLAGGGAVTGDETTVINREKPAGIIRWLTTVDHKDIGLLYGVYAVIALAVGGIMAMLIRIQLVTPAGAILGNNAYNSILTSHGITMLFLFGTPIIAAFANYFIPLLIGADDMAFPRINAIAFWILPPAALLIWAGFFLAPVTENMIEPARTAWTMYTPLSVEQSNPGVDLMLLGLHLSGIGATMGAINFIATIFTERDGEVDWANLDIFSWTILTQSALILFAFPLLGSAIVMLLLDRNLQTTFFAVEGGGPLLWQHLFWFFGHPEVYILVLPPMGLVSLILPKFSGRKLFGFKFVVYSTLAIGVLSFGVWAHHMFSTGMDPRLRASFMAVSLAIAIPSAVKTFNWITTMWNGRLRLTTPMLFCIGFVSNFIIGGVTGVFLASIPVDLILHDTYYVVGHFHYIVMGAIGFAAFAGIYYWFPVFTGRMYQRTLGKAHFWLSMVGTNVTFFAMLALGYLGMPRRYATYQFDGAIAPLTQVATFHQVATVGAVILFVGQLFFVWNIVQSWLEGPKVEDGDPWNLERDGMLDREFQWFDEQLEAEEPEKDPSLLADGGQEEDGS
- a CDS encoding methylmalonyl-CoA mutase family protein — protein: MFDESDLQRIRERKDEWESETLDPALDAYGERRSQFSTVSNLDVDRLYTPLDVADIDYDEDIGFPGEEPFTRGVYPTMYRGRQWTMRQFAGFGTADETNERFHYLIDEGQTGLSTAFDMPTLMGIDSDDVMADGEVGKEGVAVDTLADMERLFDGIDLDEVSTSFTINPSAPVVYAMYIALADQQGVPREEVRGTLQNDMFKEFIAQKEWVIPPEPSLKLVTDVIEFASQETPKFKPVSVSGYHIREAGSTAVQELAFTLADGFAYVEDCLERGLDVDDFAPQLSFFFNSHNSIFEEIAKFRAARRIYARVMDDWYGAEATASKQLKFHTQTAGQSLTAQQPLNNVVRVTIQALAGVLGGTQSLHTNSFDEALALPSEQAVRVALRTQQIIAEESGAADIVDPMGGSFAIESLTDEIEEQAMAYITHVRDELGDGSVRDGVLRGIRDGYFQREIQDAAYEYQQRVESEAEVMVGVNKYTVAEDTEPEILTVDEDVQERQRDRLAAVKADRDDEAVEAALADLRAVLDDGGNVMPVIVDAVKAYATMGEIMAVFEAEYGSYQETASVA
- a CDS encoding DUF7527 domain-containing protein; amino-acid sequence: MSTRTVERVDGWESVPFDGGFAGLQDLAGQEFSGAVIAGPTRLFMLNGTVVGVLDGTIEDFEDASGTAKRSPHEALPLLAVMQERADEVKAQYYTEDTALAEVDRTLSDGNFTGFIELSENVLSGDYYTVYHQGRSMSVAWVGNSDKLLTDDEAFETADDEVGIYEVMPVDIEPVEIPEPPETDTDEQSADAAAAGVDPLDAADADAVADEPADAGVTDATDATASDEPQDDPPTDDPVEPSPEPAEAAGTDDSEGPRTTAEATPDRGPAAGGPPGSKAAGAAPGRSGRGSEPDDQPSADRQPDAEATEPTAATDTDAETRSEPDRSAAERETTERDAAAKAESPATDPPQTQDTRQASARSAPARSEDAPDRRAERPDSEPSGSTEARPSQGSAATPESGSDSSGTDLETRSVPSLDPGKSGDGGETASVTAAQTAPTGTQQSTPRRDQPAQDDPAPSPETGTREPSSPQEPRPTAEPAPQDASPTADRPPAPAGDESAPPESERVAELESELEQRAETVSELESDLADLEATNQDLRDERDRLESELADARAEIERLEERLDEQTDTASDGTRISAGEAINGTNLFVRYDSKGKATLEEARDGEASRDDVEANLRLEYHTQFEAEGATVDGTPFEEFLEDSIQYRFVNWLIRNLLYEIRDTGHAGAMKDLYEALPAVDRAELNGSVTVTYTEDGQENRSQERFDVVVRDRMGNPLVVANINDSREPASEGQMSDLVRNAERVGNASKSFASAFLVTSSFFEPGALETAEEATSSGLFNRDKRKSFVNLSRKEGFHLCLLEARNQEFHLAVPEL